The uncultured Cohaesibacter sp. genome segment TCGGTGCCGGTGGCATCGAGCGCATCGTGGAAATCACTCTCGACAAAGACGAGAAAGCACAGTTCGATCATTCCGTGGATTCGGTGAAAGGTCTCATTGAGGCCTGCCAGCGCATCTCCCCGGATCTGGCCGACTAACAACAAGCAAATCCGTTTCTCTGTCAGACATTGTTGGCCGTCTGGCAGAGAGACGCGTTTTTGCACTATCGAAGACGGCTTCTCGGCATAAAAGCTGCTCATTTACAAGAGTGCCGGGTCGGTCGCAATGGAAGGGGAGATCCCATGAATATTCATGAGTATCAGGCGAAGGCCATTCTGAAGGGATTTGGTGCGCCCGTTTCTAACGGTGTCGTTATCCATTCTGCGGATGAAGCGGCTGCTGCTGTTGAATCACTGCCTGGACCTGTCTGGGTGGTGAAGTCCCAGATCCATGCCGGTGGGCGTGGCAAGGGCAAGTTCGTTGAAGAATCGGCAGGTGAAAAAGGTGGTGTTCGCGTCTGTTTCTCGAAAGAAGAAGCGATCGAAAACGCCCAGAAGATGCTCGGAGCGCATCTTGTCACCGAGCAGACCGGTTCAGAAGGCAAACAGGTCAATCGTATCTATATCGAAGACGGGTCCGACATCGAGAGAGAGTTGTATCTGTCGCTTCTGGTAGACCGTGGCTGCGGCCAGGTCGCCTTTATCGTGTCTACCGAAGGTGGCATGGATATCGAGAAGGTTGCCGATGAGGCGCCGGAAAAAATTCTCAACCTGCCCGTCAATCCGGATCATGGCGTGACCTCCGAGATGGCGCTCCAGATCTGTGACAAGCTCGGCCTTGAGGGCACCGCACGCGAAGACGGCCTGATGCTGTTTCCCATGCTGTATGCGGAATTTGTCGAAAAAGACATGGCTATGCTTGAGATCAACCCCCTGATCATCAATGGCAAAGGTCATTTGACCATTCTGGATGCGAAAGTGTCCTTCGATGGCAACGCCCTGTTCCGTCATCCGCAGCTGCTTGAGCTGCGTGACATGACCGAAGAGGACGACAAGGAAATCGAAGCCTTCAATCATGACCTTGCTTATGTTGCTCTTGAAGGCAATATCGGCTGCATGGTGAATGGTGCCGGCCTTGCCATGGCAACCATGGACATTATCAAGCTGTATGGCGGCGAGCCTGCCAACTTCCTTGATGTTGGTGGTGGTGCTACTGCGCAGAAAGTGGCCGCAGCCTTCAAGATCATTACGTCCGATCCGAACGTTCAGGGCATTCTGGTGAATATTTTTGGCGGCATCATGCGGTGTGACACCATTGCTGAAGGCGTTCTGTCTGCCGTTCGCGAAGTGGGCCTGCAGGTGCCGCTTGTGGTGCGTCTGGAAGGAACCCGTGTGGTTGAAGGCAAAAAGCTCATCAATGACAGCGATCTAAATGTGATCCCTGCCGATGATTTGAATGACGCAGCGCAGAAGATCGTCGCTGCTGTGAAGGGGGCGTAATTCGATGTCCATTCTCGTAGACAAGAATACCAAAATCATCGTTCAGGGTTTGACGGGCAAGACCGGTCGATTCCACACCATTCAGGCGCTGCAATATGCGGGCACGCAGATGGTGGCTGGTGTCCATCCGAAAAAAGGTGGCAACAGCTGGATAAGCGAAGTCGAGGGTGTGCCGGATCTGCCGATCTATGCCAGCGTCAAGGAAGCCAAGGCCGCAACCGGTGCCAATGCATCTGTGGTCTATGTGCCGCCTGCAGGGGCAGCGAGTGCCATCATCGAAGCGATTGATGCGGACATTCCGTTCATCATCTGCATCACCGAGGGCATTCCGGTGCTCGACATGGTCAAGGTCAAGAGCCGTCTGGAGAAATCCAACTCCCGTCTGCTGGGGCCAAACTGCCCGGGCATTATGACCCCTGACGAGTGCAAGATCGGCATCATGCCG includes the following:
- the sucC gene encoding ADP-forming succinate--CoA ligase subunit beta, coding for MNIHEYQAKAILKGFGAPVSNGVVIHSADEAAAAVESLPGPVWVVKSQIHAGGRGKGKFVEESAGEKGGVRVCFSKEEAIENAQKMLGAHLVTEQTGSEGKQVNRIYIEDGSDIERELYLSLLVDRGCGQVAFIVSTEGGMDIEKVADEAPEKILNLPVNPDHGVTSEMALQICDKLGLEGTAREDGLMLFPMLYAEFVEKDMAMLEINPLIINGKGHLTILDAKVSFDGNALFRHPQLLELRDMTEEDDKEIEAFNHDLAYVALEGNIGCMVNGAGLAMATMDIIKLYGGEPANFLDVGGGATAQKVAAAFKIITSDPNVQGILVNIFGGIMRCDTIAEGVLSAVREVGLQVPLVVRLEGTRVVEGKKLINDSDLNVIPADDLNDAAQKIVAAVKGA